In Holophagaceae bacterium, the sequence TAAGACCCGGAGGGCCGATGATACTGCGTTTCTAAACGTGGAAAAGTAGGTCGCTGCGACGTTAAATCTCAAAAAGGCCATCCCAAAAGGATGGCCTTTTTCATTGTCTTTTGATCCTCGAAACGAACCTCGAGAGGTGCCGCGCATGCCCCTCAATCCAACCGGTTCCCGCTATTCTGGGATTATCCGATGAGGCTTCCATGACCAAACATGTTTACTCCTTTGGCGGCGACCGCAATGAAGGCAGCGCCTCGATGCGGAACCTGCTGGGCGGGAAGGGTTGCAACCTGGCGGAAATGGCGGGTCTCAGCATCCCGGTGCCGCCGGGCTTCACCATCACCACCGAAGTCTGCAGCCTGTATTACACTGCTGGACGCCAGCTTCCAGACGAGGTCAAGCAAGAGGCGCTCGAGGCGCTCAAGTGGCTGGAAGGCGCGCGAGGGCTCACTTTCGGCGATGCGGACAAACCGCTTCTGATCTCCGTCCGCAGCGGCGCCCGGGTGTCCATGCCCGGCATGATGGACACGGTCCTGAATCTCGGATTGAACGACCAGACGGTGCTGGGGCTCGAGAAAGCCAGCGGCAATCCACGGTTCGCCTGGGACAGCTACCGGCGGTTCATCACCATGTACAGCAATGTGGTTTTGAATGTCCATACCAGCCTTTTCGAGGCAGAGTTGGAAGCGCTCAAGCATCGCACCGGGAAACATCAGGATCCGGATGTGACCGCTGAGGAATGGAAAACCCTCGTGTCCGCCTACAAGGAGATCGTGCGGGACGAGACCGGCAAACCCTTCCCCCAGGACCCCATGGAGCAGCTCTGGGGCGCCGTTTCCGCCGTCTTTGAAAGCTGGAACACGCCGAGGGCGGTGACCTATCGGAAGCTGAACCGCTTCTCGGATGATTGGGGCACCGCGGTCAACGTGCAGAGCATGGTCTTCGGCAACATGGGCGAGGATTGCGGAACCGGCGTGGCCTTCACGCGCAATCCCGGCACCGGCGAAAAACTATTCTATGGGGAGTACCTCATCAACGCCCAGGGCGAGGATGTGGTGGCGGGCATCCGCACGCCGCAGCCCATCTCCTTGAAGCAGGCCGAGGGGACGAAGCTGCGGAGCCTGGAAGAGGCCATGCCGGAGACCTTCCACCAGCTCCTGGCGACGGCCAACCGGCTGGAAACCCACTTCCGCGAAATGCAGGACATCGAGTTCACCATCGAACGCGGAAAGCTGTTCATGCTGCAGACGCGGACCGGCAAGCGCACCGCCATGGCCGGCATCCGCATCGCCTTGGATCTCGTGGACGAGGGCATCATCTCGAAGAGCCTCGCGCTCCAGCGCATCGACGCCGATTCCCTTTCGCAGTTGCTCGCGCCGGTCTTCGACCACAAAGAAAAGGACAGGCTTCGCGGCGAGGGGAAATTGATGACCACAGGCCTGAACGCCGGTCCAGGCGCGGCGACCGGGCGCATCGCCCTGAGCGCGGCCGAAGCGGAGAAGATGGCCGCCGAAGGCCCCGTGGTGCTGGTGCGGGTGGAGACCTCGCCGGAAGACATCTCGGGCATGATCGCCGCCCAGGGGATCCTCACCGCCCGGGGCGGCATGACGAGCCACGCGGCCGTGGTGGCCCGCGGCATGGGAAAACCCTGCGTCTGCGGCGCCGCGGCCTTGAATATCGATGAGAAGGAGGGGCTGGTGAAGGTCGGCAGCCTGGCCCTGAAGGCAGGCCAGGACTGGATCTCCATCGACGGCTCCACCGGCGAAGTCTTCGCGGGCCAGCTGGGCGCGCACCCCTCCGAAGTGAACCAGGTGCTTGTGGACGGCCGCCTAAAGCCGGAGGACAGCGACGTGTACCTGCGCTTCGCGAAGATCATGGTGTGGAGCGCCGAGGCGAAGACGATGAAGGTGCGCACAAACGCCGACACGCCGGGAGACAGCGCGGTGGCGCGGGCCTTCGGCGCCGAAGGCATCGGGCTCTGCCGGACGGAGCACATGTT encodes:
- a CDS encoding pyruvate, phosphate dikinase, with the protein product MTKHVYSFGGDRNEGSASMRNLLGGKGCNLAEMAGLSIPVPPGFTITTEVCSLYYTAGRQLPDEVKQEALEALKWLEGARGLTFGDADKPLLISVRSGARVSMPGMMDTVLNLGLNDQTVLGLEKASGNPRFAWDSYRRFITMYSNVVLNVHTSLFEAELEALKHRTGKHQDPDVTAEEWKTLVSAYKEIVRDETGKPFPQDPMEQLWGAVSAVFESWNTPRAVTYRKLNRFSDDWGTAVNVQSMVFGNMGEDCGTGVAFTRNPGTGEKLFYGEYLINAQGEDVVAGIRTPQPISLKQAEGTKLRSLEEAMPETFHQLLATANRLETHFREMQDIEFTIERGKLFMLQTRTGKRTAMAGIRIALDLVDEGIISKSLALQRIDADSLSQLLAPVFDHKEKDRLRGEGKLMTTGLNAGPGAATGRIALSAAEAEKMAAEGPVVLVRVETSPEDISGMIAAQGILTARGGMTSHAAVVARGMGKPCVCGAAALNIDEKEGLVKVGSLALKAGQDWISIDGSTGEVFAGQLGAHPSEVNQVLVDGRLKPEDSDVYLRFAKIMVWSAEAKTMKVRTNADTPGDSAVARAFGAEGIGLCRTEHMFFEGERIQAVREMILASDLEGRRHALAKLLPMQRGDFEGIFKAMDGLPVNIRLLDPPLHEFLPHDDAGCAEMADLMGLGLDVVKRRVQQLHEFNPMLGHRGCRLGITFPEIYRMQVRAIVEAALDAASKGVKALPEIMIPLVGTVRELVYLKAELLDEIGQVNRERGTEFTAPMGTMIEVPRAAITADKIAEEAEFFSFGTNDLTQMGFGFSRDDAGTFLPEYVGKKILDDDPFQSLDLEGIGELVRIAVEKGRGARPGLKIGVCGEHGGDPRSVKFFHRAGLDYVSCSPYRVPIAMLAAAQAAIEQAAT